A stretch of Mesorhizobium sp. M2A.F.Ca.ET.046.03.2.1 DNA encodes these proteins:
- a CDS encoding muconolactone Delta-isomerase family protein, translating into MQFFALLSRNTQKFSDADFAPLLPPESERRKALYVQGAVRQIWNRGDIPGSGMMFEAADEKEVRGHLATLPLIEAGMMDITAIVPLNPYPGFGPKR; encoded by the coding sequence ATGCAGTTCTTTGCCCTGCTCAGCCGCAACACCCAAAAATTCAGCGACGCCGATTTCGCGCCGCTGCTGCCGCCGGAGTCCGAGCGGCGAAAGGCGCTTTACGTGCAAGGCGCGGTGCGCCAGATCTGGAACCGTGGCGACATTCCCGGCAGCGGCATGATGTTCGAGGCAGCCGACGAGAAGGAAGTGCGCGGCCATCTCGCCACGCTGCCGCTGATCGAGGCCGGCATGATGGACATCACGGCGATCGTGCCGCTCAACCCCTATCCTGGCTTTGGGCCGAAGCGCTGA
- a CDS encoding transporter, protein MNIALPAEDTDLSPYLPDEHGLFFIYHFKADGSRTADPAEAHWSWRSYQITDMRARHEIGAETALPAPVRDAFLSPSHGCQIDFDDDFLYGDLPDLRHDFAETRGLTHFRFAFNDKMLVGARKQPLESVDKIRKLVESGTRKFRTPAELIEAVMGQSLDGMAAELDKMGNTLDGIEDRIVCNAWHNERQALVDARRQLVLIHRQMATLTSLFRHLDHSHRNELPDPINDMATRLSHRAHTLHHDGEQLQARTRLLQDELMAKLTEQSNQLLYILSVMTAVLLPTTIISGLFGMNVGGVPLVDTPHGFWVVTAISVVIAGVVYKIVRRLGRV, encoded by the coding sequence ATGAACATCGCCCTCCCCGCCGAAGACACTGATCTCTCGCCCTATCTGCCGGACGAGCACGGGCTGTTCTTCATCTACCATTTCAAGGCCGATGGTTCCCGCACCGCCGATCCCGCCGAGGCGCATTGGAGCTGGCGCAGCTACCAGATCACCGACATGCGCGCCCGCCACGAGATCGGCGCCGAGACGGCCCTGCCGGCGCCGGTGCGCGACGCCTTCCTGTCGCCAAGCCATGGCTGCCAGATCGATTTCGATGACGACTTCCTCTATGGCGACCTGCCGGACCTCAGGCACGATTTTGCCGAGACGCGCGGACTCACGCATTTCCGCTTCGCCTTCAACGACAAGATGCTGGTCGGCGCCCGCAAGCAGCCGCTGGAATCGGTCGACAAGATCCGCAAGCTGGTAGAGAGCGGCACACGGAAATTCCGCACGCCGGCCGAGCTGATCGAAGCGGTGATGGGCCAGTCGCTCGACGGCATGGCGGCCGAGCTCGACAAGATGGGCAACACGCTCGACGGCATCGAGGATCGCATCGTGTGCAATGCATGGCACAATGAGCGCCAGGCGCTGGTCGACGCGCGCCGGCAGCTGGTGCTGATCCACCGGCAGATGGCGACGCTCACCAGCCTCTTCCGCCACCTCGACCATTCGCATCGCAACGAGCTGCCCGACCCGATCAACGACATGGCCACACGCCTCTCGCACCGGGCGCATACGCTGCATCATGACGGCGAGCAGCTGCAGGCGCGCACGCGGCTGCTGCAGGATGAGCTGATGGCGAAGCTTACCGAGCAGTCGAACCAGCTGCTCTACATCCTCTCCGTCATGACGGCGGTCCTGTTGCCGACGACCATCATTTCTGGCCTGTTCGGCATGAATGTCGGCGGCGTGCCGCTGGTCGACACGCCGCACGGCTTTTGGGTGGTGACGGCGATCTCGGTCGTCATAGCCGGCGTTGTTTACAAGATCGTGCGACGGCTCGGGCGCGTGTAG
- a CDS encoding DUF680 domain-containing protein, whose amino-acid sequence MNKIALTAVAILLATGGAFAGSDHFSAAAQHAAAVDTTTTASIVKLDRHDMKPAAKIAADEPGQGIWGR is encoded by the coding sequence ATGAACAAGATCGCCCTCACCGCAGTCGCCATCCTCCTTGCCACCGGCGGCGCCTTTGCCGGCAGCGACCACTTCTCCGCGGCCGCCCAGCACGCAGCCGCCGTCGACACCACCACCACTGCTTCCATCGTGAAGCTGGACCGTCACGACATGAAGCCGGCGGCCAAGATCGCTGCGGATGAGCCTGGCCAGGGCATCTGGGGTCGCTGA
- a CDS encoding EAL domain-containing protein: MAVFVLAICALFVDQQNRKVSDQLLRADVLAKVNIIRAKLEGNINGNLQLVQGLASAVTTEPYMGQQRFAALAANLFKEKSQLRNIAGAPDLVISLMYPMKGNEKALGLDYRKNEAQRMAALRARDQRALVLAGPVDLVQGGRGFIGRIPIFVPTVGGGDRFWGILSAVIDVDRLFAASGLTDPDLDIEVALTGKDALGGGGQRFFGSENVVNGNPVTAEVGLPLGSWQLSAIPKHGWPATPKNEATLWATVALAGALIVLPILIAGWLFGERQNNYAELRRLSQRLELALDASGIGVWEHDLATSQLVWDDRLNEIYGRPADGRPRGYDDWALTIHPDDLERARRDFDTAAATQGRYSSQYRLLLPDGTVRHVRTRAGFLQDVDDTPKMIGAEWDVTSDVLLNENLVHERQLSESKNAELETAKARIEHVALHDSLTGLPNRRYLDEMLAGAHDDRTALLHLDLDRFKHINDTLGHAAGDAMLMHASKVIKANVRAADFVARIGGDEFIVVCRGRRDDELAALADRIIEEMRQPVDYKGHQCRFGVSIGIAANSGIDAKQLLVNADLALYRAKSRGRNRYEFFNEELQSEIVKTKQTADEILGGLERNEFIAYYQPQFDANTLEIVGVEALSRWRHPQRGILGPDVFLQVAEELNVVSLIDRTILEQTLENFQRWSLDGLNIPRVSVNVSARRLEDKDLINGLRKLAIKKGTVSFELVESIFLDEHDDLVAWNIEHIKELGIDIEIDDFGTGYASVVSLLKLQPRRLKIDRQLVTPITGSPAQRRLVSSIIEIGKSLGIGVVAEGVETMEHARILKELGCDILQGYAFGRPMDATSFRIFAQSREWLAAG, translated from the coding sequence ATCGCTGTGTTCGTGCTTGCGATCTGCGCGCTCTTCGTCGATCAGCAAAACAGAAAAGTCTCCGACCAGCTGTTGCGCGCCGACGTGCTCGCCAAGGTCAACATCATCCGCGCCAAGCTCGAGGGAAACATAAACGGCAACCTGCAGCTGGTGCAGGGCCTTGCTTCGGCGGTGACGACCGAGCCGTATATGGGGCAACAGCGATTTGCGGCGCTCGCCGCGAACCTGTTCAAGGAGAAATCACAGCTGCGCAACATTGCCGGCGCGCCCGACCTTGTGATCTCGTTGATGTACCCGATGAAAGGCAACGAAAAGGCGCTCGGGCTCGACTACCGCAAGAACGAAGCACAGCGCATGGCGGCGCTGCGGGCGCGCGACCAGCGCGCCTTGGTCCTGGCGGGTCCGGTAGACCTCGTCCAGGGCGGCCGAGGCTTCATCGGCAGGATTCCGATTTTCGTACCGACAGTGGGCGGCGGTGACCGGTTCTGGGGCATTCTCTCCGCCGTCATCGATGTCGACAGGCTCTTTGCCGCAAGCGGCCTCACCGACCCGGACCTCGATATCGAGGTCGCCCTGACAGGCAAGGACGCGCTGGGCGGCGGCGGCCAGCGCTTCTTCGGCAGCGAGAACGTGGTCAACGGCAACCCGGTAACGGCCGAAGTGGGACTTCCGCTGGGGTCCTGGCAATTGTCGGCGATACCGAAACACGGCTGGCCGGCCACGCCGAAGAATGAGGCCACCTTGTGGGCAACGGTGGCGCTGGCCGGCGCGCTGATTGTGTTGCCCATCCTGATAGCCGGTTGGTTGTTCGGCGAGAGACAGAATAATTACGCGGAGCTGCGGCGGCTTTCCCAACGCCTTGAGCTTGCGCTAGATGCCTCGGGCATCGGCGTATGGGAACACGACCTCGCCACCTCGCAGCTCGTGTGGGACGATCGCCTCAACGAGATCTATGGCAGGCCGGCTGACGGCCGGCCGCGTGGCTATGACGACTGGGCGCTGACCATTCATCCAGACGACCTGGAGCGCGCAAGAAGGGACTTCGACACGGCGGCAGCAACCCAAGGCCGCTATTCCTCGCAGTACCGTCTTCTCCTTCCTGACGGCACCGTCCGCCATGTGCGCACCCGGGCAGGCTTCCTGCAGGACGTCGACGACACGCCCAAGATGATCGGCGCTGAATGGGACGTGACCAGCGACGTCCTGCTCAATGAGAATCTGGTGCATGAGCGGCAATTGTCGGAATCGAAGAATGCCGAACTTGAGACCGCCAAGGCGCGCATCGAGCACGTTGCGCTGCATGATTCTCTGACGGGCCTGCCCAATCGCCGCTATCTTGATGAGATGCTGGCCGGGGCGCACGATGATCGCACTGCCTTGCTGCATCTCGACCTCGACCGCTTCAAGCACATCAACGACACGCTCGGCCATGCGGCAGGCGACGCCATGCTCATGCATGCCTCGAAGGTCATCAAGGCCAACGTCCGGGCGGCCGACTTCGTGGCGCGCATCGGCGGGGACGAGTTCATCGTGGTGTGCCGCGGACGCAGGGACGATGAACTCGCCGCACTCGCGGACCGGATCATCGAAGAGATGCGCCAACCCGTCGACTATAAGGGCCACCAATGCCGGTTTGGGGTCAGCATCGGGATTGCGGCCAATAGCGGCATCGATGCCAAGCAATTGCTGGTCAATGCCGACCTCGCGCTCTACCGAGCCAAGAGCCGAGGGCGCAACCGTTATGAGTTCTTCAACGAAGAGCTGCAAAGCGAGATCGTGAAGACCAAGCAAACTGCCGACGAGATTCTCGGCGGCTTGGAGCGCAACGAGTTCATTGCCTATTACCAGCCGCAGTTCGACGCCAACACGCTCGAGATCGTCGGTGTCGAAGCGCTGTCGCGCTGGCGCCATCCACAGCGCGGCATCCTCGGCCCCGACGTGTTCCTCCAGGTGGCCGAGGAATTGAACGTGGTCTCGCTCATCGACCGCACGATCCTCGAACAAACGCTCGAGAATTTCCAGCGCTGGTCGCTCGACGGGCTCAACATCCCGCGCGTGTCGGTCAATGTCTCGGCACGAAGGCTGGAAGACAAGGATCTCATCAACGGCCTGCGCAAGCTGGCGATCAAGAAGGGAACCGTTTCATTCGAGCTCGTGGAGTCTATCTTTCTCGACGAGCACGACGACCTTGTCGCTTGGAACATCGAGCACATCAAGGAACTCGGAATCGACATCGAGATCGACGATTTCGGCACGGGCTACGCATCGGTCGTCAGCCTGCTCAAACTGCAACCGCGCCGTCTCAAGATCGACCGGCAGCTCGTCACGCCGATAACCGGCTCGCCGGCGCAGCGGCGGCTGGTGTCGTCAATCATAGAGATCGGCAAATCGCTCGGCATCGGGGTCGTGGCGGAAGGCGTCGAGACGATGGAACATGCGCGCATCCTGAAAGAGCTTGGCTGCGACATCCTGCAGGGCTACGCCTTCGGGCGCCCGATGGACGCAACATCCTTCAGGATCTTCGCGCAGTCGCGGGAGTGGCTGGCAGCGGGATAG
- a CDS encoding glucose 1-dehydrogenase has protein sequence MRSTDYLGRLFGLEGRHAFVTGASRGLGLAFAGALAAAGARVTLGGRKMEELKAAADRLRAEGHTIAESLIDVTDTQSVDAAIAASEADTGPIDILVNNAGIQRRAPLETFSDADWDALMATNLDGVFKVSRAAVKGMIQRRKGVIINVSSVQSALARPSIAPYAASKGAITMLTKSMAGEWGQHGVRVNAIAPGYFKTELNAALVADEKFSTWLTGRTPMRRWGDVEELAGAAVFLASDAASFVTGQTLLVDGGITSVL, from the coding sequence TTGCGTTCGACTGATTATCTCGGCCGTCTTTTCGGCCTCGAGGGCAGGCATGCCTTCGTCACCGGCGCCAGCCGCGGGCTGGGCCTCGCCTTCGCGGGGGCACTGGCCGCGGCCGGCGCGCGCGTCACGCTCGGCGGCCGCAAGATGGAGGAGCTGAAGGCTGCCGCCGACAGGCTGCGTGCCGAAGGCCACACGATCGCGGAGTCATTAATCGACGTCACCGACACCCAATCGGTCGATGCGGCAATCGCAGCTTCGGAAGCCGACACCGGGCCGATCGACATCCTGGTCAACAATGCCGGCATCCAGCGCCGCGCGCCGCTGGAGACTTTCTCCGATGCCGACTGGGACGCGCTGATGGCGACCAATCTCGACGGCGTGTTCAAGGTGAGCCGCGCCGCGGTGAAGGGCATGATCCAGCGCCGCAAGGGCGTCATCATCAATGTCTCCTCGGTGCAGAGCGCGCTCGCTCGCCCCTCGATCGCGCCTTACGCGGCGAGCAAGGGAGCGATCACCATGCTGACCAAGTCGATGGCCGGCGAATGGGGCCAGCACGGCGTGCGCGTCAACGCCATCGCGCCCGGCTATTTCAAGACAGAGCTCAACGCGGCTTTAGTCGCCGACGAGAAATTCTCGACCTGGCTCACCGGCCGCACGCCGATGCGGCGCTGGGGTGATGTCGAGGAACTGGCTGGCGCGGCGGTGTTCCTGGCATCGGATGCCGCGAGTTTCGTCACTGGTCAGACGCTGCTGGTGGATGGCGGGATCACCAGTGTGTTGTGA
- a CDS encoding L-idonate 5-dehydrogenase → MRAVVLRRPLDLDVEERTTPGPGPGEVLVRIARGGICGSDLHYFRHGGFGTVRMKEPMILGHEIAGRVEALGAGVSGPAVGTAVAVNPANRCGVCAFCRAGQPIHCLDMRFLGSAMRMPHVQGGFAEHLVCRAKNAVPLATGSDPTAGAFAEPLAVTLHAVAQAPVYGSRVLIMGAGPIGTLLVLAARFAGAREVVVTDVQDRPLQYAAKIGADRTINVATHAEAMDGYAANKGYFDVVFEAAGQGGTVASALPVIKPRGTLVAVGQGATAELSMSVIVTKEIQVKGSFRFDTEFALAVDLIGSGRIDVAPLLSNTLPLAEARKAFELASDKSQSMKVQIAFD, encoded by the coding sequence ATGCGCGCGGTGGTGCTGCGCCGGCCGCTCGACCTCGACGTCGAGGAGCGCACAACGCCAGGGCCCGGCCCAGGCGAGGTACTGGTGCGCATTGCGCGCGGCGGCATTTGCGGCTCCGACCTGCATTATTTCCGCCATGGCGGTTTCGGCACTGTGCGCATGAAGGAGCCGATGATCCTCGGCCACGAGATCGCCGGCCGCGTCGAGGCGCTGGGCGCCGGCGTTTCCGGGCCGGCGGTGGGGACGGCGGTCGCCGTCAATCCCGCCAACCGTTGCGGCGTCTGCGCCTTCTGCCGGGCCGGGCAACCGATCCATTGCCTCGACATGCGCTTCCTGGGGTCGGCGATGCGCATGCCGCATGTGCAGGGCGGCTTTGCCGAACATCTCGTCTGCCGCGCCAAAAACGCCGTGCCGCTGGCGACGGGCTCCGACCCTACCGCCGGCGCGTTCGCGGAGCCTCTTGCCGTGACGCTGCATGCCGTCGCCCAGGCGCCGGTCTATGGCAGCCGCGTGCTGATCATGGGCGCTGGACCGATCGGCACGCTGCTGGTGCTCGCCGCGCGCTTTGCCGGCGCGCGCGAAGTCGTCGTCACCGATGTGCAGGACAGACCGCTGCAATACGCCGCCAAGATCGGCGCCGACCGCACGATCAATGTCGCCACACATGCCGAGGCGATGGACGGCTACGCCGCCAACAAGGGGTATTTCGACGTCGTCTTCGAGGCCGCCGGCCAGGGCGGGACGGTCGCCAGCGCCTTGCCTGTCATCAAGCCGCGCGGGACGCTGGTGGCCGTCGGCCAGGGCGCGACGGCGGAGCTTTCCATGTCGGTCATCGTCACCAAGGAAATCCAGGTGAAGGGCAGCTTCCGCTTCGACACGGAATTCGCCCTGGCGGTCGACCTGATCGGCTCGGGCCGGATCGACGTCGCGCCGCTGCTCAGCAACACGCTGCCACTCGCCGAGGCGCGAAAGGCCTTCGAGCTGGCCAGCGACAAATCGCAATCGATGAAGGTGCAAATTGCGTTCGACTGA
- a CDS encoding FadR/GntR family transcriptional regulator, with amino-acid sequence MGRDKMAGNQTASVTDEITNNLGREILRGLFPPGATLIGEEEICARFGASRSAAREAVKILWAKGLLVTRPRRGSRIRPLKDWNFLDPAVLGWLRASATPRHFIIELLEVRLGFECEAAAIAASRNNPDEIAAIREAFEAMRAASSGQGDPVLSDAAFHEAVLAATGNRFFLPLSALIHTALQYSVPTTNALFGHPVGDLDAHGKVLKAIESGDSTRARKAMHDMLSEVLARVRTAAELTGAG; translated from the coding sequence ATGGGCCGGGACAAAATGGCAGGCAACCAGACGGCGTCGGTGACGGACGAGATAACCAACAATCTCGGCCGCGAGATTCTCCGAGGGCTGTTTCCGCCCGGCGCGACCCTGATTGGCGAGGAGGAGATCTGCGCCCGCTTCGGCGCCAGCCGAAGTGCGGCGCGCGAAGCGGTGAAGATCCTGTGGGCCAAAGGCCTGCTGGTCACCCGCCCGCGACGTGGCTCGCGCATCCGCCCGCTGAAGGACTGGAATTTCTTGGACCCCGCGGTGCTGGGCTGGCTGCGCGCCAGCGCGACACCGCGCCACTTCATCATCGAGCTTCTGGAAGTGCGCCTGGGCTTCGAATGCGAGGCGGCGGCAATTGCCGCGAGCCGCAACAACCCGGACGAGATCGCTGCCATCCGCGAGGCCTTCGAGGCGATGCGCGCGGCCTCCTCCGGCCAGGGCGATCCGGTCTTGTCGGACGCCGCCTTCCATGAAGCGGTGCTTGCCGCCACCGGGAACCGCTTCTTCCTGCCGCTCTCGGCGCTGATCCACACGGCGCTGCAGTACAGCGTGCCGACCACCAACGCGCTGTTCGGTCATCCGGTGGGCGATCTCGACGCGCATGGCAAGGTGCTGAAGGCGATCGAGTCCGGCGACTCCACAAGAGCCCGCAAGGCCATGCACGACATGCTGAGCGAGGTGCTCGCCCGCGTGCGCACGGCCGCTGAACTCACTGGTGCCGGCTGA
- a CDS encoding MBL fold metallo-hydrolase → MFNMTRRMVLGSAAAAAAFGIAGKLEFAPAAHAETPVEPLVGFYKYKVGSLEVTAVYDGIWRKPHDPAFIKDVSVDDTKAALAKAGLTTDFMPIPLTVVVLKMNGRTIMMDAGSGVGQWQANATHLPANMKAAGIDYKAIDTILISHFHPDHVWGLMEKGTNDPVFPNAELIVNATEYNWWTDPSRLAKLPEGRKPAGKRIAENFPKWKNWKLVDDGAEVVPGIRLMAAPGHTPGHSVYHVDAGAEQFLVSADTMYVPALLAPHPEWQGAYDQDGPTAITTRHRIIDQVIADNVRICGSHFPFPGTGSFVKDGNAYAFTPTQI, encoded by the coding sequence ATGTTCAACATGACACGCCGCATGGTGCTCGGATCAGCCGCCGCCGCTGCCGCCTTCGGCATTGCCGGCAAGCTCGAATTCGCGCCCGCGGCCCACGCCGAAACCCCGGTCGAGCCGCTGGTCGGCTTCTACAAATACAAGGTCGGCTCGCTCGAGGTCACCGCCGTCTATGACGGCATTTGGCGCAAGCCCCACGACCCGGCCTTCATCAAGGACGTCTCGGTCGACGACACCAAGGCGGCACTCGCCAAGGCAGGATTGACCACCGACTTCATGCCGATTCCGCTCACCGTCGTGGTGCTCAAGATGAACGGCCGCACCATCATGATGGACGCCGGTTCCGGCGTCGGCCAGTGGCAGGCCAACGCCACGCATCTGCCGGCCAACATGAAGGCCGCGGGCATCGACTACAAGGCGATCGACACCATTCTGATCTCGCATTTCCATCCGGACCATGTCTGGGGCCTGATGGAGAAGGGCACCAACGATCCGGTGTTCCCCAATGCCGAGCTGATCGTCAACGCCACCGAATACAATTGGTGGACGGATCCGAGCCGCCTCGCCAAGCTGCCCGAGGGCCGCAAGCCGGCGGGCAAGCGCATCGCCGAGAATTTTCCGAAATGGAAGAACTGGAAGCTGGTCGACGATGGCGCGGAAGTGGTGCCCGGCATCCGCCTCATGGCGGCGCCCGGCCATACGCCTGGCCATTCGGTCTACCATGTCGATGCCGGCGCCGAGCAATTCCTCGTCTCGGCCGACACCATGTACGTGCCGGCGCTGCTTGCCCCGCATCCCGAATGGCAGGGCGCCTACGACCAGGACGGTCCGACGGCGATCACCACGCGGCACCGGATCATTGACCAGGTGATCGCCGACAATGTCCGCATCTGCGGCTCGCACTTCCCGTTCCCCGGCACAGGCAGCTTCGTCAAGGACGGCAATGCCTACGCCTTCACCCCGACCCAGATCTGA
- a CDS encoding LysR substrate-binding domain-containing protein, which translates to MLDLRQIRYFVAVAEAGNVGRAAEQLHISQSPLSRQIIQLEEQLGVALFERARRRVHLNAEGRAFLAEARALLADAARLEELGRNLASGATGSLAIGYVEGAVHAGLVAAMLRDFRRARPDFRLQLRSSRSAAQFEDLRQRALDLGFVYSPAPEADPDLESVLVRREPLVLAMPQGDPLVDAADIQPGQLDGRVWITVVRQPGDTNRAQFLAACAESGFMPDIAYETNDPLTSLGLVSAGLGLATVQESLRSAAPPGVIFRDLPWFKRSVSIHLAWRRNDRRTVIGDLRKAVGQ; encoded by the coding sequence ATGCTCGACCTGCGCCAGATCAGATATTTCGTCGCCGTCGCAGAGGCCGGCAATGTCGGCCGCGCCGCCGAGCAATTGCACATTTCGCAATCGCCCTTGAGCCGGCAGATCATCCAGCTCGAGGAGCAGCTCGGCGTCGCCTTGTTCGAGCGGGCGAGGCGGCGCGTCCACCTCAACGCCGAGGGCAGGGCCTTCCTTGCCGAGGCCCGCGCCTTGCTTGCCGATGCGGCGCGGCTGGAAGAGCTCGGCCGCAACCTCGCCAGCGGCGCCACAGGCAGCCTCGCCATCGGTTATGTCGAAGGCGCGGTGCATGCCGGGCTGGTCGCCGCCATGCTGCGGGACTTCCGCCGCGCGCGGCCGGACTTCCGTCTGCAATTGCGCAGCAGTCGCTCGGCCGCGCAGTTCGAGGATTTACGGCAGCGCGCGCTCGATCTCGGTTTCGTCTACTCGCCCGCGCCGGAGGCCGATCCCGATCTTGAAAGCGTCTTGGTGCGGCGCGAGCCGCTGGTGCTTGCAATGCCACAGGGCGATCCGCTGGTCGATGCTGCCGACATCCAACCGGGCCAGCTCGACGGCCGCGTCTGGATCACCGTCGTGCGCCAGCCCGGCGACACCAACCGCGCGCAGTTCCTGGCGGCCTGCGCCGAATCCGGTTTCATGCCCGACATCGCTTACGAGACGAACGATCCGTTGACGTCGCTCGGCCTGGTCAGCGCCGGTCTCGGCCTCGCCACGGTCCAGGAAAGCTTGCGCAGCGCGGCACCTCCGGGCGTGATCTTCCGCGACCTGCCCTGGTTCAAGCGCAGCGTGTCGATCCATCTGGCATGGCGCAGGAATGATCGGCGGACGGTGATTGGGGATTTGAGGAAGGCAGTAGGGCAGTAG
- a CDS encoding tetratricopeptide repeat protein, translating to MKHLTFAALGAIAVLTAAPIAIAVPAYAVDDIEGADAPDLTAVKAKIDAKDYKGALADLRDLAQDTQQADVYNLLGFTLRKTGDYQTSLTYYTKALELKPDHKAAHEYLGELYVETGDMAKANEQLASLEKLCPSGCEELSDLKQAIDTKVTK from the coding sequence ATGAAACACTTAACTTTCGCGGCGCTCGGCGCCATTGCGGTCTTGACCGCGGCCCCGATCGCCATCGCCGTTCCAGCCTATGCCGTGGACGACATCGAAGGCGCCGATGCGCCCGACCTGACGGCGGTGAAGGCCAAGATCGACGCCAAGGACTATAAGGGCGCGCTGGCCGATCTGCGCGACCTGGCGCAGGACACCCAGCAGGCCGACGTCTACAACCTGCTCGGCTTCACGCTGCGCAAGACCGGCGACTATCAGACCTCGCTGACCTACTACACCAAGGCGCTGGAGCTTAAGCCCGACCACAAGGCCGCGCATGAATATCTGGGCGAGCTCTATGTCGAGACCGGCGACATGGCCAAGGCCAACGAGCAGCTCGCCTCACTGGAGAAGCTGTGCCCGTCGGGCTGCGAGGAGCTTTCCGACCTCAAGCAGGCGATCGACACGAAGGTGACGAAGTAG
- a CDS encoding DoxX family protein, with product MTPTELAEKLHARDVVLLAGRLFLSLIFVHEGLQLATHFEGAQKAMAALGVGTPLLIATIALQLGAGLSVALGILARLGAIGLGLFCLMTASLFHTNFASQNELLHFEKDLAIAGGMFILALSGAGRLSVDRVLTGFAKDTKIDPPIERHLSVGETRLPV from the coding sequence ATGACACCGACCGAACTTGCCGAAAAACTGCACGCCAGGGATGTCGTCCTGCTGGCCGGCCGGCTGTTTCTGTCCCTGATCTTCGTGCATGAGGGACTGCAACTGGCGACGCATTTCGAGGGCGCTCAGAAGGCGATGGCCGCGCTTGGCGTCGGCACGCCGCTGCTCATTGCCACCATCGCGCTGCAACTCGGCGCCGGCCTGTCGGTGGCGCTCGGCATCCTGGCGCGGCTGGGTGCGATCGGGCTCGGCCTGTTCTGCCTGATGACGGCAAGCCTCTTCCACACCAATTTCGCCAGCCAGAACGAACTGCTCCATTTCGAGAAGGATCTCGCCATCGCCGGCGGCATGTTCATCCTGGCGCTCAGCGGGGCGGGCAGGCTGTCGGTGGACAGGGTGTTGACCGGGTTCGCGAAGGACACCAAGATCGATCCGCCCATCGAGCGGCATCTGTCGGTGGGGGAGACAAGGCTACCGGTTTGA
- a CDS encoding TIGR00730 family Rossman fold protein, which yields MNTIRSVCVYCGSSPGRDEAYIKAGHTLGRSLAKSGLRLIYGGGTKGIMGAVADGALRAGGKVTGIIPRFLINREATETALDKLDELLITDNMHERKHSMFEKSDAFVALPGGIGTVEEIVEIMTWAQLGHHRKPIVFANVKGFWDPMLSLIEHMSEEGFIHTAHRVKPLVVNDPEAIVAAIMVAGSSVDAPTEGVQSVIDKM from the coding sequence ATGAACACGATTCGATCCGTCTGCGTCTATTGCGGCTCGTCTCCGGGCCGCGACGAGGCCTATATCAAGGCCGGCCACACGCTTGGCCGCTCGCTTGCCAAATCCGGGTTGCGCCTCATCTATGGCGGCGGCACCAAGGGCATCATGGGCGCCGTCGCCGATGGCGCGCTCAGGGCCGGCGGCAAGGTCACCGGCATCATCCCGCGCTTCCTGATCAACAGGGAAGCGACCGAAACCGCGCTCGACAAGCTCGACGAATTGCTGATCACCGACAATATGCACGAGCGCAAGCACAGCATGTTCGAAAAATCCGACGCCTTTGTGGCGCTGCCGGGCGGCATCGGCACGGTGGAGGAGATCGTCGAGATCATGACCTGGGCGCAGCTCGGCCATCATCGCAAGCCGATCGTCTTCGCCAACGTCAAGGGGTTCTGGGATCCGATGCTGTCGCTGATCGAGCACATGTCGGAGGAAGGCTTCATACACACCGCGCATCGCGTGAAGCCGCTGGTGGTCAACGACCCGGAAGCGATAGTCGCCGCTATCATGGTGGCAGGCTCGTCCGTCGACGCGCCGACGGAAGGCGTACAGTCGGTGATAGATAAGATGTAA